The proteins below are encoded in one region of Tamandua tetradactyla isolate mTamTet1 chromosome 9, mTamTet1.pri, whole genome shotgun sequence:
- the CHRM1 gene encoding muscarinic acetylcholine receptor M1: MNTSAPPALSPNITVLAPGKGPWQVAFIGITTGLLSLATVTGNLLVLISFKVNTELKTVNNYFLLSLACADLIIGTFSMNLYTTYLLMGHWALGTLACDLWLALDYVASNASVMNLLLISFDRYFSVTRPLSYRAKRTPRRAALMIGLAWLVSFILWAPAILFWQYLVGERTVLAGQCYIQFLSQPIITFGTAMAAFYLPVTVMCTLYWRIYRETENRARELAALQGSETPGKGGGSSSSSERSQPGAEGAPATPPGRCCRCCRAPRLLQAYSWKEEEEEDEGSMESLTSSEGEEPGSEVVIKMPMVDPEAQAPPKQPPRSSPNTVKRPTRKGRERAGKGPKPRGKEQLTKRKTFSLVKEKKAARTLSAILLAFILTWTPYNIMVLVSTFCRDCVPETLWELGYWLCYVNSTVNPMCYALCNKAFRNTFRLLLLCRWDKRRWRKIPRRPGSVHRTPSRQC, from the coding sequence ATGAACACCTCGGCCCCGCCCGCCCTCAGCCCCAACATCACCGTCCTGGCCCCGGGAAAGGGTCCCTGGCAAGTGGCCTTCATTGGGATCACCACGGGCCTCCTGTCGCTGGCCACCGTGACGGGCAACCTGCTGGTTCTCATCTCCTTCAAGGTCAACACGGAGCTCAAGACCGTCAATAACTACTTCCTGCTGAGTCTGGCCTGCGCCGACCTCATCATCGGCACCTTCTCCATGAACCTCTACACCACGTACCTGCTCATGGGCCACTGGGCTCTGGGCACGCTGGCCTGCGACCTCTGGCTGGCCCTGGACTACGTGGCCAGCAATGCTTCTGTCATGAACCTGCTGCTCATCAGCTTTGACCGCTACTTCTCCGTGACCCGGCCCCTGAGTTACCGGGCCAAGCGCACGCCCCGTCGGGCAGCCCTGATGATTGGCCTGGCCTGGCTGGTTTCCTTCATCCTCTGGGCGCCAGCCATCCTCTTCTGGCAGTACCTGGTGGGTGAGCGGACAGTGCTGGCCGGGCAGTGCTACATCCAGTTCCTCTCCCAGCCCATCATCACCTTTGGCACGGCCATGGCCGCCTTCTACCTCCCCGTCACAGTCATGTGCACGCTCTACTGGCGCATCTACAGGGAGACGGAGAACCGGGCCCGGGAGCTGGCGGCCCTGCAGGGCTCGGAGACCCCAGGCAAGGggggtggcagcagcagcagctccgAGCGGTCCCAGCCGGGGGCTGAGGGCGCGCCGGCCACCCCGCCCGGCCGCTGCTGCCGCTGTTGCCGGGCCCCCCGGCTGCTGCAGGCCTACAgctggaaggaggaagaggaggaggacgAAGGCTCCATGGAGTCCCTCACGTCGTCGGAGGGCGAGGAGCCCGGCTCTGAGGTTGTCATCAAGATGCCCATGGTGGACCCCGAGGCGCAGGCCCCCCCCAAGCAGCCCCCCAGGAGCTCCCCGAATACGGTCAAGAGGCCGACCCGGAAAGGGCGCGAGCGAGCCGGCAAGGGCCCGAAGCCCCGGGGCAAGGAGCAGCTGACCAAGCGGAAGACCTTCTCGCTGGTCAAGGAGAAGAAGGCGGCGCGGACCCTGAGCGCCATCCTGCTGGCCTTCATTCTCACCTGGACGCCGTACAACATCATGGTGCTGGTTTCCACCTTCTGCAGGGACTGCGTCCCCGAGACCCTGTGGGAGCTGGGCTACTGGCTGTGCTACGTCAACAGCACCGTCAACCCCATGTGCTACGCGCTCTGCAACAAGGCCTTCCGGAACACCTTCCGCCTGCTGCTACTCTGCCGCTGGGACAAGCGACGCTGGCGCAAGATCCCCCGGCGCCCGGGCTCCGTGCACCGCACCCCCTCCCGCCAGTGCTGA
- the SLC3A2 gene encoding amino acid transporter heavy chain SLC3A2 — MSQDTEVDMKEVELNELEPEKQPMNAAAVAAGTGGAEKNGLVKIKVADDEADSGASAKFTGLSKEELLKVAGSPGWVRTRWALLVLFWIGWLGMLAGAVVIIVRAPRCRELPAQKWWHKGALYRIGDLQAFQGGDAGSLAGLKGHLDYLSTLKVKGFVLGPIHKNQEDAVAGTNLQEIDPSFGSREDFDSLLQAAKKKSIRVILDLTPNYRSQNSWFLPEKVVTVAGKVKDALSYWLQAGVDGFQFRDVENLKDASLFLAEWQNITQNFSEERLLIAGTNSSDLQQILSLLGSTKDVLLTSSYLANSGFTGERIKFLVTQYLNATDNRWCSWSLSQAGLLTSFVPAHLLRLYQLLLFTLPGTPVFSYGDEIGLQAAAVPGQPMKAPVMLWDESSLPIASRPGSGSVSANMTVKGQSEDPTSLLSVFRWLSEQREKERSLLHGDFHTLSSVPGLFSYVRHWDQNERFLVVLNFGDLGHPVRLEAAGLPASASLPAKAELLLSTQPGREQGASLELQHLNLEPHEGLLLRFPYVA; from the exons ATGAGCCAGGACACCGAGGTGGACATGAAGGAGGTAGAACTGAACGAGCTGGAGCCCGAGAAGCAGCCGATGAACGCGGCGGCCGTGGCGGCCGGGACGGGCGGCGCCGAGAAGAACGGGCTGGTGAAGATCAAGGTGGCCGACGACGAGGCGGACTCGGGGGCCTCGGCCAAGTTCACGGGCCTGTCCAAGGAGGAGCTGCTGAAGGTGGCGGGCAGCCCCGGCTGGGTGCGCACCCGCTGGGCGCTGCTGGTGCTCTTCTGGATCGGCTGGCTCGGCATGCTGGCGGGCGCCGTGGTCATCATAGTGAGGGCGCCGCGCTGCCGCGAGCTGCCGGCGCAGAAGTGGTGGCACAAGGGCGCCCTCTACCGCATCGGCGACCTTCAGGCCTTCCAGGGCGGCGACGCCGGCAGCCTAGCGG GCCTGAAGGGGCACCTGGATTACCTGAGCACCCTGAAGGTGAAGGGTTTCGTGCTGGGCCCGATTCACAAGAACCAGGAGGATGCCGTGGCTGGGACCAATTTACAAGAGATCGATCCTTCCTTTGGCTCCAGAGAAGATTTCGACAGTCTCCTGCAAGCGGCCAAGAAAAAGA GCATCCGGGTCATTCTGGATCTCACACCCAACTACCGCAGTCAGAACTCCTGGTTCCTGCCTGAAAAGGTTGTCACTGTGGCTGGCAAGGTGAAG GATGCTCTGAGTTATTGGTTACAAGCTGGTGTAGATGGGTTCCAGTTTCGGGATGTGGAGAATCTGAAG GATGCGTCCTTGTTCTTGGCTGAGTGGCAGAACATTACCCAGAACTTCAGTGAAGAAAG GCTCTTGATCGCAGGGACGAACTCATCTGACCTTCAGCAGATCCTTAGCCTACTTGGTTCCACCAAGGACGTGTTGTTAACTAGCTCATACCTGGCAAACTCTGGCTTCACTGGGGAGCGCATTAAATTCTTGGTCACCCAGTATTTGAACGCCACTGACAATCGCTGGTGCAGCTGGAGT TTGTCGCAGGCGGGGCTCCTGACTTCCTTTGTGCCAGCCCACCTTCTCCGACTCTACCAGCTGCTTCTCTTCACCCTGCCAGGGACCCCTGTTTTCAGCTATGGGGATGAAATTGGCCTGCAGGCAGCTGCCGTTCCTGGACAG CCTATGAAAGCCCCAGTCATGCTGTGGGATGAGTCCAGCCTTCCCATCGCCTCGAGGCCGGGTTCCGGATCCGTGAGTGCTAACATGACTGTGAAG GGCCAGAGCGAGGACCCCACCTCCCTCCTGTCCGTGTTCCGGTGGCTGAGTGAGCAGCGGGAGAAGGAGCGCTCCCTGCTGCACGGGGACTTCCACACGCTGTCCTCGGTGCCCGGCCTCTTCTCCTACGTCCGCCACTGGGACCAGAACGAGCGTTTCCTGGTCGTGCTCAACTTCGGGGACCTGGGGCATCCGGTCAGGTTGGAGGCCGCCGGCCTGCCTGCCAGTGCCAGCCTCCCCGCCAAGGCCGAGCTGCTCCTCAGCACCCAGCCAGGCCGCGAGCAGGGAGCTTCCCTTGAGCTGCAGCACCTGAATCTGGAGCCCCACGAGGGGCTGCTGCTGCGCTTCCCCTACGTGGCCTGA